In Callospermophilus lateralis isolate mCalLat2 chromosome 4, mCalLat2.hap1, whole genome shotgun sequence, one genomic interval encodes:
- the Ankrd37 gene encoding ankyrin repeat domain-containing protein 37 has protein sequence MLLLDCDPEVDSLKYLLEAGASVNAPPDPWEQSPVHLAAGGGLAYFLLWQLQTGADLNQQDVLGEAPLHKAAKVGSLECLSLLVANDAQIDLCNKNGQTAEDLAWSCGFPECAKFLTTIKCMQTIKSNEQSDRDHCVPVFRQKRSFGSTENTNGKRRC, from the exons ATGTTGTTGCTTGATTGCGATCCGGAG GTGGATAGCCTGAAGTATTTGCTGGAGGCGGGGGCTTCTGTCAATGCACCCCCGGATCCTTGGGAGCAGTCGCCTGTCCACTTGGCCGCAGGTGGCGGCCTTGCTTACTTTCTTCTCTGGCAGCTGCAAACAGGTGCTGATCTCAACCAACAG GATGTTTTGGGAGAAGCTCCACTCCACAAGGCAGCAAAAGTTGGAAGCCTGGAATGCCTTAGCCTGCTTGTAGCCAATGATGCCCAAATTGA TTTATGTAATAAGAATGGGCAAACAGCTGAAGATCTTGCTTGGTCATGTGGATTTCCGGAATGTGCTAAGTTTCTTACAACAATTAAATGTATGCAGACAATAAAATCAAATGAACAATCTGACAGGGATCACTGTGTTCCAGTGTTCAGACAGAAACGAAGTTTTGGAAGTACAGAAAATACAAATGGGAAAAGGAGGTGCTG A
- the Ufsp2 gene encoding ufm1-specific protease 2 translates to MVISETMDILFRIRGGLDLAFQLPTANEIFIKKALKRVLSDLSKKLSSNALVFRICHSSVYVWPNSDINTIPGELTDSSACKNIMRFIKSEQEEDTKRKFMRKKDKKLSDMHQIVNIDLMLEMSTSLAAVTPIIERESGGHHYVNMTLPVDAVLSVSPEETWGKVRKLLVDAIHNQLTDMEKCILRYMKETSIVVPEPLHFLLPGEKGLVTVSYPSGIPDGQLQAYRKELHDLFSLPCDRPYFKRSNAYHFPDEPYKDGYIRNPHIYLNPPNIEAHMIYVVQGIYGYHHYMQDRIDDNGWGCAYRSLQTICSWFRHQGYTERAIPTHREIQQALVDAGDKPATFVGSRQWIGSIEVQLVLNQLIGITSKILFVSQGSEMASRGRELANHFQSEGTPVMIGGGVLAHTILGVAWNETTGQIKFLILDPHYTGAEDLQVILEKGWCGWKGPDFWNKEAYYNLCLPQRPNTI, encoded by the exons ATG gTAATTTCAGAAACTATGGATATACTCTTCAGAATAAGAGGAGGCCTTGATCTGGCTTTCCAGCTACCAACTGCTAATG AAATTTTTATCAAGAAGGCGTTAAAACGTGTATTGAGTGACCTGTCGAAAAAGCTTTCTTCAAATGCACTTGTATTCAGAATTTGCCATAGTTCAGTGTATGTGTGGCCTAATAGTGACATAAACACCATTCCAGGAGAACTGACTGATAGCTCTGCTTGTAAGAACATAATGCGCTTTATTAA ATCTGAGCAGGAAGAAGATACAAAACGAAAATTCAtgagaaagaaagacaaaaaattaTCAGACATG CATCAAATAGTAAACATAGATCTTATGCTGGAAATGTCAACATCTCTGGCCGCTGTAACCCCCATCATTGAAAGGGAAAGTGGAGGACATCACTATGTTAATATGACCTTGCCAGTCGATGCAGTTCTGTCTGTTTCTCCAGAAGAAACATGGGGAAA AGTTCGTAAACTTCTAGTGGATGCAATTCATAATCAACTAactgatatggaaaaatgcattTTGAGATATATGAAAGAAACATCTATTGTGGTTCCTGAACCATTGCACTTTTTATTACCAGGAGAAAAAGGTCTTGTAACAGTTTCATATCCATCAGGAATTCCGGATGGCCAGCTGCAGGCCTATAGAAAG GAGTTACATGATCTCTTCAGTTTGCCATGTGACAGACCTTATTTCAAAAGGTCTAATGCTTATCACTTTCCAGATGAGCCATACAAAGATGGTtacattagaaatccacatatttATCTTAATCCACCTAACATAGAAGCCCATATG ATTTATGTGGTCCAGGGCATATATGGTTATCACCATTATATGCAGGATCGGATAGATGACAATGGCTGGGGCTGTGCCTACCGATCGCTGCAGACTATCTGCTCTTGGTTCAGACATCAGGGATACACAGAGAGAGCCATTCCAACACACAGGGAAATTCAGCAG GCTCTAGTTGATGCCGGTGACAAACCAGCAACATTTGTCGGATCACGGCAATGGATTGGATCTATTGAGGTACAGCTGGTACTAAACCAATTGATTGGTATAACTTCAAAAATATTGTTTGTCAG CCAAGGCTCAGAAATGGCTTCACGAGGACGGGAACTGGCTAATCATTTCCAGAGTGAAGGCACTCCAGTAATGATTG GAGGAGGAGTCTTAGCCCACACAATACTAGGAGTTGCATGGAATGAGACGACAGGGCAGataaaatttctgattctagATCCACATTATACAGGCGCTGAAGATCTGCAAGTTATTCTGGAAAAG GGCTGGTGTGGATGGAAGGGCCCAGACTTTTGGAACAAGGAAGCTTACTATAATTTATGTCTTCCTCAGCGACCAAATACTATTTAA
- the Cfap96 gene encoding cilia-and flagella-associated protein 96 isoform X1 produces the protein MPIEGGKTDMERIGLFSEMEYITVGDKYVSPFNRPFNEAASKNRQILPGGTKEMSNLQAGYFDPQFARIFEGEGYVNLNQVRRRHMMEEAKKNLAKAFLPSSGDKKPCGLGSYYGTIGGPVPSFSAQAKPKEQYMPPGKNLYTNPGKKGTGYGYANITIGKQFSHSSDLYDAARQNFKKENEEHHRLLKGAPFKLNLYPRDYFDTNPYFTEKPLPPIKKEEKKESLLSPFKPSSPGKKPGGMKAGTFEPYPSHSTDPYGLKPGKEVFKKDDKVFHPPSGPKSRPIESIMSLNVKRALNMKNYKTASLQSY, from the exons ATGCCTATAGAAGGAGGAAAAACGGATATGGAGAGGATTGGCCTCTTCAGTGAGATGGAATATATTACTGTTGGTGATAAATATGTGTCACCATTTAATC gacCCTTTAATGAGGCTGCAAGCAAAAATAGACAGATTCTACCTGGGGGAACCAAAGAAATGTCAAATCTCCAGGCAGGTTATTTTGATCCCCAATTTGCAAGGATTTTTGAAGGCGAAGGCTATGTAaatctaaatcaagtgagaagacGGCATATGATGGAAGAAGCCAAAAAAAATCTTGCCAAAGCCTTTCTCCCGAGTAGTGGAGATAAAAAGCC atgtggactgggaagctacTATGGAACAATAGGTGGTCCAGTCCCATCCTTCAGTGCACAGGCAAAACCCAAGGAACAATATATGCCACCTGGAAAGAATTTATACACAAACCCAGGAAAGAAAGGAACTGGATATGG CTATGCAAATATTACCATAGGTAAACAGTTTTCACACTCTTCTGATTTATATGATGCAGCAAGACAAAATTTTAAG aaagaaaatgaagagcaCCATCGGTTACTGAAGGGGGCACCTTTCAAGTTAAATCTTTACCCAAGGGACTATTTTGACACTAATCCTTATTTTACTGAAAAACCTTTACCTCcaattaaaaaagaagagaagaaagaatcACTTTTAAGTCCTTTTAAGCCCTCTTCTCCTGGTAAAAAA CCTGGTGGAATGAAAGCAGGAACATTTGAACCTTACCCATCACATTCTACTGATCCTTATGGGCTTAAACCAGGAAAGGAGGTTTTCAAAAAAGATGATAAGGTTTTTCATCCCCCAAGTGGACCAAAAAGCAGACCAATTGAAAGTATAATGAGTTTGAATGTCAAAAG ggCACTCAATATGAAGAACTACAAGACTGCTTCATTACAGTCCTATTAG
- the Cfap96 gene encoding cilia-and flagella-associated protein 96 isoform X2 yields MPIEGGKTDMERIGLFSEMEYITVGDKYVSPFNRPFNEAASKNRQILPGGTKEMSNLQAGYFDPQFARIFEGEGYVNLNQVRRRHMMEEAKKNLAKAFLPSSGDKKPCGLGSYYGTIGGPVPSFSAQAKPKEQYMPPGKNLYTNPGKKGTGYGYANITIGKQFSHSSDLYDAARQNFKKENEEHHRLLKGAPFKLNLYPRDYFDTNPYFTEKPLPPIKKEEKKESLLSPFKPSSPGKKGTQYEELQDCFITVLLATARHTTF; encoded by the exons ATGCCTATAGAAGGAGGAAAAACGGATATGGAGAGGATTGGCCTCTTCAGTGAGATGGAATATATTACTGTTGGTGATAAATATGTGTCACCATTTAATC gacCCTTTAATGAGGCTGCAAGCAAAAATAGACAGATTCTACCTGGGGGAACCAAAGAAATGTCAAATCTCCAGGCAGGTTATTTTGATCCCCAATTTGCAAGGATTTTTGAAGGCGAAGGCTATGTAaatctaaatcaagtgagaagacGGCATATGATGGAAGAAGCCAAAAAAAATCTTGCCAAAGCCTTTCTCCCGAGTAGTGGAGATAAAAAGCC atgtggactgggaagctacTATGGAACAATAGGTGGTCCAGTCCCATCCTTCAGTGCACAGGCAAAACCCAAGGAACAATATATGCCACCTGGAAAGAATTTATACACAAACCCAGGAAAGAAAGGAACTGGATATGG CTATGCAAATATTACCATAGGTAAACAGTTTTCACACTCTTCTGATTTATATGATGCAGCAAGACAAAATTTTAAG aaagaaaatgaagagcaCCATCGGTTACTGAAGGGGGCACCTTTCAAGTTAAATCTTTACCCAAGGGACTATTTTGACACTAATCCTTATTTTACTGAAAAACCTTTACCTCcaattaaaaaagaagagaagaaagaatcACTTTTAAGTCCTTTTAAGCCCTCTTCTCCTGGTAAAAAA ggCACTCAATATGAAGAACTACAAGACTGCTTCATTACAGTCCTATTAGCAACTGCAAGACACACAACTTTCTAA